The Paenibacillus beijingensis nucleotide sequence TTCCGCGCTCCCGGTTTGCCAGCATGACGTATCCGTTTCCGTCCGCAGAAGGATTAATATCCAGATGAAGAACCTCTTCGTCAACCGTATCGCTTGGCGGAGGAACTTCATTATAAGCGGGTAAATCCGCAGTTGGCGTCCCTTCCCATGCCCGTATCGAAGCGCAGTTGGCGACGATGACCGCACCCTCGTCAACCAATGGAAATCCCAAATTAATGTGATACATGAACATAAACGGAGAAGCCGAATGTCCGCAGTTCGTAACCGTATCCTCAACCAAAATTTCATTCGATCCGTATTCGGTCGTGATGGCCCGCTGCAATTCAACATACTCCCCATACAGCGAAGATTGTGTCACGACTCCGCTGACCGATAAGCGGTACACATCGCCGTCCCACCGTTCCCGATGCGACACCTGGGTTGCCGGAAGATTGGAAATCCTGCCGTGAAGCCCCAGCTTTTCGTCTCCGTCCTGACAAGCTTCACCCGTTTGAGTGAGACCGCAGGTCGTCAGCAGCCCTCCGGCAAAATTGCGCAGCCACCCGTTCCCGTCCGGTTCATAATAGGCGCTTGCCGCATAGCCAACCGGAGAAATCCAGGCAAACGGCACTCCTTCGCACTCCACCTGTCCAATATCCATTCCCCTGTCAGCTAATACGTGGAATCGCAGACGGCCATTTCGCACATCAAACGCTTTTACTCCAGCCGCTTTCCCCTCCTGCAATACGATGGGCTCAATTCCCGCCAACTGCCGGATGGAACCGATCCGGGACAGGTTGCTCCGCTCAAGCAAGTATCGGTTGTCCTTCATGCGCTGTTTCTTTCCTTTCTCCGGCCTCTGCGGTTCGTAATGAACACGATCAGCAGAGAAAGAATGATGAAGATAGAGTAGATCGCGTTGATTTGCGGCGAAAAGCCGAACCGGATCATGGACCAGATCTGCATTGGCAATGTATTATCGGTTCCAATAAGGAAAAATGTGACTATGACCTCGTCGAAAGAAACCGTCAGTCCGAGCAGCATACCGCTAATAATCGCCCCTTTAATATTCGGAAGCGTGATCCGGAAAAAGGTCGTTACCGGACCTGCTCCAAGATCCATCGACGCCAATTCAATGGATCTATCGAATCGTTTGAGACGGTTCATCGTCATCAGCATGATCAGCGGAGTGATCAAGACGGTGTGTCCCAAAATAACGGTGAACAGAGATGAAGGCACACCCAGAAATTTAAACATCAGCGTCAGTGAAATACCCGTCAGAATGCCAGGGAGAACATAGGGCAATAGGATCGCCATATGCAGCATGCCCTGCCCCGTAAATTTATGGCGATGAAACAGAAATGCCGCCATCGTGCCGATAATTGTGCTTACGATAATCGAAGGCAGGCTGACCAGAAGACTGTTTTGTGCTGCGGTCCACAGCTTTGAATCGCTAAACAGTTCCGAATACCAATGGATACTGAAGGATTGAATCGGAAATGCAGGCACTTTCCCGGAGTTGAAGGAGAAAAGTACCGTAACCAGAATCGGGAAATACATAAAGAAAAAAACGGAGCATACGAACAGAAACAACAAGAACTTCCAGACTTTCATCTCAGACCCTACCCTTCTTCAATGACGCCTTTGACATCGCCCAGCTTCTGGGAAACGACAATGACAAGCAGCGTCATGATCAGTATGATAATAGCAAGGGCAGAACCAAGGGGCCAGTTGAAACTGTTTCCGAATTGGGACTGGACGATATTCCCAATCATAATTCCGGAAGTCCCGCCTACGAGCGAAGGCGTCATATAATCGCCCAATGCCGCGATGAAGGCGAACATGAAGCCTGTTACAAGTCCCGGCAGACTGAGCGGAAACAGTACGGTTATGAACGTTTGCCGCGTACTTGCTCCGAGATCTGCCGCTGCATTCAGCAGATAGGCTGGTATTTTTTCAATAGCATTGTAGATGGGAATAAACGTAAACGGGATGGCGATGCACAGCATCGTAACGACAACGGAAAAGCTATTGAACAACAGCTTGTCGGTAGGCTCCGCCAATATGCCTGTCATCGTCAGAATGGAATTAATGACACCGTTCTCGCTCAAGATCGACCGCCATGCGTAGACCCGTATCAAATAACCGACGAGCAAAGGAGCAAGCACGGCAAGGTAAAGAAAATGCTTGTATCTTCCCCCGAAATAGCGAATGTACACTGCGAGCGGGTAACTGATGAGCGACGCCAGCAAACCAACGAACACGGACAGCCTGATCGTCTTCCATAGAACCGAAAGATAAGTACCGTTCAGAAATATTTCCTCATAATTACGAAAGCTCATCTTCTTTACAATCTTGAAATCCTCCACACTCCACAAACTGTATGCCGCCATGACGCCGATCGGAATAAGGATAAACAGCAGCACCCACGCTGCAATCAACCCGATTACGATATTTCTATTCATAGGCTGTCCCGCTTTTAGGTATGGAAATGACGTCTTTCGAGCGAAAGTAAATGTCGGTTACTGTCCCTTCCGTCAGATCGGCAGACTCACGATCGTTCAGCTTGACGAGCATAGGCCCCCACTCCCCGGTATTCAGCAAAATTTCCCTTTCCGAGCCGTAATAGGATTGATCTACGACTATGGCTCCAGATATACAGTTATCATAGCTGTCATCAGGCTTCGAAAACTTCACGGTATCCGGACGAATGGAAATATAAAACGGTTCCCGGGCCTGAAAGCAACTGTCGTCTTGAATTTTCAAGCCTTTCTGATCGTGAGAAAGGATGAATTGACGTTCCGAATTAAGTGTGCCTTCCAATATATTCGTCTTCCCGATAAAGCCCGCGACAAATTTCGTCGCAGGCTTCCGGTAGATGGCGGAAGGTGTATCCACCTGCTGGAGAACGCCATGATTCATCACGGCAATCCGATCCGAGAGACTAAGCGCTTCGCCCTGATCGTGCGTAATATATACGAACGTAATGCCGCTCTCCCGTTGCAATTGCTTCAGCACTCGCTGCATCTCCTGACGAAGATGGAAGTCCAGAGCCGACAAAGGCTCATCCAGAAGGAGAATATCCGGTCTTGAAATCATCGCCCTGGCAAGCGCAATCCTTTGCTTTTGTCCTCCGCTAAGCTGATGGGTTGCCTTCTGCGCATGTTGGGTCATGCCAACCATATCCAGATGCTCCATAACCGTTTGCCTGATGGATGCTTTGTCCGCTTTTTTGATCCGGAGAGGGTATGCGACATTGTCAAAAATGTTCATGTGCGGAAATAACGCATAGTTCTGAAAGACGGTGTTGACGTTCCGTTTATATGGAGGCAGACGATCGGACGGCTTCCCAGCAATCTCAATCGTGCCGGCTGTCGGAAATTCGAAACCTGCAATCATCTTTAGTATGGTCGTTTTGCCGCAGCCGCTCGGCCCGACGATAGAGAAGAACTCCCCTCTTTGGATAGACAAGTCGAGCCTCTCAATGGCAGTATAACCTCCGTACTGCTTCTTAACGTTCTGAAATTCCAGCACGATGTCTTGTTGTTTGACCATATTACCCTACCTTCCTTAAAAGGATCAGCAGCGCGATCGATGCTTACTGCGCCTTCACTTCATTCCAAAGCTTCACGCGGTTTTCAAAGTTTTCTGGAGATGCGACATAAACGAGCCTATCGAAATAGGAGGCATCATCCATATGAGACTTTTTGGCCTCTTCAGGAGTCAGATTTTCGACAGACAGCTTGTTGACCCCGCCGTAGCCGGTTTTTTTGATCAATTGCGCCTGTACCTCGGAAGAAATCAAATAATTAATGTATTCGTAGATTAGATCGGGATTTTTCGTATCTGCACCAATCGTG carries:
- a CDS encoding aldose 1-epimerase family protein, translating into MKDNRYLLERSNLSRIGSIRQLAGIEPIVLQEGKAAGVKAFDVRNGRLRFHVLADRGMDIGQVECEGVPFAWISPVGYAASAYYEPDGNGWLRNFAGGLLTTCGLTQTGEACQDGDEKLGLHGRISNLPATQVSHRERWDGDVYRLSVSGVVTQSSLYGEYVELQRAITTEYGSNEILVEDTVTNCGHSASPFMFMYHINLGFPLVDEGAVIVANCASIRAWEGTPTADLPAYNEVPPPSDTVDEEVLHLDINPSADGNGYVMLANRERGIGFYLKYDTVQFPAFSLWKGIRKGVYCIGFEPANCGLNGRVRERAGRGVASLQPQESSLFSTRFGFLTTAKEIDSMADRIAANR
- a CDS encoding ABC transporter ATP-binding protein, which produces MVKQQDIVLEFQNVKKQYGGYTAIERLDLSIQRGEFFSIVGPSGCGKTTILKMIAGFEFPTAGTIEIAGKPSDRLPPYKRNVNTVFQNYALFPHMNIFDNVAYPLRIKKADKASIRQTVMEHLDMVGMTQHAQKATHQLSGGQKQRIALARAMISRPDILLLDEPLSALDFHLRQEMQRVLKQLQRESGITFVYITHDQGEALSLSDRIAVMNHGVLQQVDTPSAIYRKPATKFVAGFIGKTNILEGTLNSERQFILSHDQKGLKIQDDSCFQAREPFYISIRPDTVKFSKPDDSYDNCISGAIVVDQSYYGSEREILLNTGEWGPMLVKLNDRESADLTEGTVTDIYFRSKDVISIPKSGTAYE
- a CDS encoding ABC transporter permease, which translates into the protein MNRNIVIGLIAAWVLLFILIPIGVMAAYSLWSVEDFKIVKKMSFRNYEEIFLNGTYLSVLWKTIRLSVFVGLLASLISYPLAVYIRYFGGRYKHFLYLAVLAPLLVGYLIRVYAWRSILSENGVINSILTMTGILAEPTDKLLFNSFSVVVTMLCIAIPFTFIPIYNAIEKIPAYLLNAAADLGASTRQTFITVLFPLSLPGLVTGFMFAFIAALGDYMTPSLVGGTSGIMIGNIVQSQFGNSFNWPLGSALAIIILIMTLLVIVVSQKLGDVKGVIEEG
- a CDS encoding ABC transporter permease, translated to MKVWKFLLFLFVCSVFFFMYFPILVTVLFSFNSGKVPAFPIQSFSIHWYSELFSDSKLWTAAQNSLLVSLPSIIVSTIIGTMAAFLFHRHKFTGQGMLHMAILLPYVLPGILTGISLTLMFKFLGVPSSLFTVILGHTVLITPLIMLMTMNRLKRFDRSIELASMDLGAGPVTTFFRITLPNIKGAIISGMLLGLTVSFDEVIVTFFLIGTDNTLPMQIWSMIRFGFSPQINAIYSIFIILSLLIVFITNRRGRRKERNSA